One window of the Lemur catta isolate mLemCat1 chromosome 6, mLemCat1.pri, whole genome shotgun sequence genome contains the following:
- the POU6F1 gene encoding POU domain, class 6, transcription factor 1 isoform X2 codes for MVPAGAVTQPLLIPISIAGQVAGQQGLAVWTIPTATVAALPGLTAASPTGGIFKPPLAGLQAAAVLNTALPAPVQAAPPVQASSPAQSRPPGQPQTLFQTQPLLQTTPAILPQPTAATAAAPTPKPVDTPPQITVQPAGFAFSPGIISAASLGGQTQILGSLTTTPVITNAIPSMPGLSSQILTNAQGQVIGTLPWVVNSASVAAPAPAQSLQVQAVTPQLLLNAQGQVIATLASSPLPPPVAVRKPSTPESPAKSEVQPIQPTSAVPQPTVVIASPAPAAKPSASAPIPITCSETPTVSQLVSKPHTPSLDEDGINLEEIREFAKNFKIRRLSLGLTQTQVGQALTATEGPAYSQSAICRFEKLDITPKSAQKLKPVLEKWLNEAELRNQEGQQNLMEFVGGEPSKKRKRRTSFTPQAIEALNAYFEKNPLPTGQEITEIAKELNYDREVVRVWFCNRRQTLKNTSKLNVFQIP; via the exons ATGGTTCCAGCAGGGGCAGTTACTCAACCTCTTCTTATCCCCATCAGTATTGCAGGTCAAGTGGCTGGTCAGCAGGGGCTGGCCGTGTGGACAATTCCTACAGCAACCGTGGCTGCCCTCCCAGGACTGACCGCTGCTTCTCCTACGGGGGGAATTTTCAAGCCACCTTTAGCTGGTCTCCAAG CAGCTGCCGTGCTGAACACCGCTCTCCCGGCACCCGTACAAGCTGCCCCACCAGTACAGGCCTCCTCGCCGGCCCAATCCCGGCCACCAGGCCAGCCCCAGACGCTGTTCCAGACCCAGCCGCTGCTGCAGACCACACCTGCCATCCTACCGcagcccactgctgccaccgCTGCTGCTCCCACCCCCAAGCCAGTGGATACCCCCCCACAGATCACCGTCCAGCCTGCAGGCTTCGCGTTTAGCCCAGGAATC ATCAGTGCTGCTTCCCTCGGGGGACAGACCCAGATCCTGGGCTCCCTCACCACAACTCCGGTCATTACCAACGCCATTCCCAGCATGCCGGGGCTCAGCAGCCAGATCCTCACCAATGCTCAGGGACAG GTTATTGGAACACTTCCGTGGGTAGTGAACTCAGCTAGCGTGGCGGCCCCAGCACCAGCCCAAAGCCTGCAGGTCCAGGCTGTGACCCCCCAACTGTTGTTGAACGCCCAGGGCCAGGTGATTGCGACCCTGGCCAGCAGCCCCCTGCCTCCACCCGTGGCTGTCCGGAAGCCAAGCACGCCTGAGTCTCCCGCTAAGAGTGAG GTGCAGCCCATCCAGCCCACATCAGCTGTGCCCCAGCCTACTGTGGTCATTGCCAGCCCAGCTCCGGCAGCCAAGCCATCTGCCTCTGCTCCCATCCCAATCACCTGCTCAGAGACCCCCACTGTCAGCCAGTTGGTGTCCA AGCCACATACTCCAAGTCTGGATGAGGATGGGATCAACTTAGAAGAGATCCGGGAGTTTGCCAAGAACTTTAAGATCCGGCGGCTCTCCCTGGGCCTTACACAGACCCAGGTGGGTCAGGCTCTGACTGCGACAGAAGGTCCAGCCTACAGCCAGTCAGCCATCTGCCG GTTTGAGAAGCTGGACATCACACCCAAGAGTGCCCAGAAGCTGAAGCCAGTGCTGGAGAAGTGGTTGAATGAGGCCGAACTCCGGAACCAGGAAGGCCAGCAGAACCTGATGGAGTTTGTGGGAGGTGAGCCCTCCAAGAAACGCAAACGCCGCACCTCCTTCACCCCGCAGGCTATAGAGGCTCTCAATGCCTACTTTGAGAAGAACCCACTGCCCACAGGCCAGGAGATCACTGAGATTGCTAAGGAGCTCAACTATGACCGGGAGGTTGTGCGGGTCTGGTTCTGCAATCGGCGCCAGACGCTCAAGAACACCAGCAAGCTGAACGTCTTTCAGATCCCTTAG
- the POU6F1 gene encoding POU domain, class 6, transcription factor 1 isoform X1, protein MDPEAGPESSLTVNEQVIVMSGHETIRVLEVGVDAQLPAEDVGKGLEGVATEGSQSGGPAEASEAAGEAGPDNPDSSAEATVKSLPGIPPSPAPAIATFSQAPSQPQASQTLTPLAVQAAPQVLTQENLATVLTGVMVPAGAVTQPLLIPISIAGQVAGQQGLAVWTIPTATVAALPGLTAASPTGGIFKPPLAGLQAAAVLNTALPAPVQAAPPVQASSPAQSRPPGQPQTLFQTQPLLQTTPAILPQPTAATAAAPTPKPVDTPPQITVQPAGFAFSPGIISAASLGGQTQILGSLTTTPVITNAIPSMPGLSSQILTNAQGQVIGTLPWVVNSASVAAPAPAQSLQVQAVTPQLLLNAQGQVIATLASSPLPPPVAVRKPSTPESPAKSEVQPIQPTSAVPQPTVVIASPAPAAKPSASAPIPITCSETPTVSQLVSKPHTPSLDEDGINLEEIREFAKNFKIRRLSLGLTQTQVGQALTATEGPAYSQSAICRFEKLDITPKSAQKLKPVLEKWLNEAELRNQEGQQNLMEFVGGEPSKKRKRRTSFTPQAIEALNAYFEKNPLPTGQEITEIAKELNYDREVVRVWFCNRRQTLKNTSKLNVFQIP, encoded by the exons ATGGATCCTGAAGCCGGGCCAGAGTCATCTCTGACTGTCAATGAGCAG GTCATCGTGATGTCAGGCCATGAGACCATCCGAGTGCTGGAAGTTGGAGTGGATGCCCAGCTCCCCGCTGAGGATGTGGGCAAAGGACTGGAGGGTGTGGCCACCGAGGGCTCCCAGAGTGGAGGCCCTGCTGAAGCCAGCGAAGCCGCCGGTGAAGCTGGGCCGGACAACCCAGACTCCTCTGCAGAGGCAACTG TGAAGTCACTCCCGGGGATCCCTCCAAGCCCTGCCCCGGCCATTGCCACCTTCAGCCAAGCCCCGAGCCAGCCTCAGGCATCGCAGACCCTGACACCACTGGCTGTGCAAGCTGCCCCCCAG GTCTTGACTCAGGAAAACTTAGCCACAGTTCTGACAGGAGTTATGGTTCCAGCAGGGGCAGTTACTCAACCTCTTCTTATCCCCATCAGTATTGCAGGTCAAGTGGCTGGTCAGCAGGGGCTGGCCGTGTGGACAATTCCTACAGCAACCGTGGCTGCCCTCCCAGGACTGACCGCTGCTTCTCCTACGGGGGGAATTTTCAAGCCACCTTTAGCTGGTCTCCAAG CAGCTGCCGTGCTGAACACCGCTCTCCCGGCACCCGTACAAGCTGCCCCACCAGTACAGGCCTCCTCGCCGGCCCAATCCCGGCCACCAGGCCAGCCCCAGACGCTGTTCCAGACCCAGCCGCTGCTGCAGACCACACCTGCCATCCTACCGcagcccactgctgccaccgCTGCTGCTCCCACCCCCAAGCCAGTGGATACCCCCCCACAGATCACCGTCCAGCCTGCAGGCTTCGCGTTTAGCCCAGGAATC ATCAGTGCTGCTTCCCTCGGGGGACAGACCCAGATCCTGGGCTCCCTCACCACAACTCCGGTCATTACCAACGCCATTCCCAGCATGCCGGGGCTCAGCAGCCAGATCCTCACCAATGCTCAGGGACAG GTTATTGGAACACTTCCGTGGGTAGTGAACTCAGCTAGCGTGGCGGCCCCAGCACCAGCCCAAAGCCTGCAGGTCCAGGCTGTGACCCCCCAACTGTTGTTGAACGCCCAGGGCCAGGTGATTGCGACCCTGGCCAGCAGCCCCCTGCCTCCACCCGTGGCTGTCCGGAAGCCAAGCACGCCTGAGTCTCCCGCTAAGAGTGAG GTGCAGCCCATCCAGCCCACATCAGCTGTGCCCCAGCCTACTGTGGTCATTGCCAGCCCAGCTCCGGCAGCCAAGCCATCTGCCTCTGCTCCCATCCCAATCACCTGCTCAGAGACCCCCACTGTCAGCCAGTTGGTGTCCA AGCCACATACTCCAAGTCTGGATGAGGATGGGATCAACTTAGAAGAGATCCGGGAGTTTGCCAAGAACTTTAAGATCCGGCGGCTCTCCCTGGGCCTTACACAGACCCAGGTGGGTCAGGCTCTGACTGCGACAGAAGGTCCAGCCTACAGCCAGTCAGCCATCTGCCG GTTTGAGAAGCTGGACATCACACCCAAGAGTGCCCAGAAGCTGAAGCCAGTGCTGGAGAAGTGGTTGAATGAGGCCGAACTCCGGAACCAGGAAGGCCAGCAGAACCTGATGGAGTTTGTGGGAGGTGAGCCCTCCAAGAAACGCAAACGCCGCACCTCCTTCACCCCGCAGGCTATAGAGGCTCTCAATGCCTACTTTGAGAAGAACCCACTGCCCACAGGCCAGGAGATCACTGAGATTGCTAAGGAGCTCAACTATGACCGGGAGGTTGTGCGGGTCTGGTTCTGCAATCGGCGCCAGACGCTCAAGAACACCAGCAAGCTGAACGTCTTTCAGATCCCTTAG